The Pyrus communis chromosome 2, drPyrComm1.1, whole genome shotgun sequence genome includes a window with the following:
- the LOC137724529 gene encoding G-type lectin S-receptor-like serine/threonine-protein kinase RKS1: MLFFKPLFLFFPLLSPLCASRIPRREMFFKPLFLFFLLLSPLCASIDTITVNQQLKDGDSIVSKDIKFELGFFGPDNSSSSRYVGIWYANQPEKTVVWVANRDNPVNDSSGVLAINRYGNLVLSAAGNISIWSTNVSVDVQTRSTFVAQLLDSGNLVLFQENKSESLIWQSFDYPTDTLLPGMKIGFNWKTGLEWKLTSWNSEKDPGTGDYSFRVVSNSTATPLIVVFKGLSKYWRSDPGVWPNFVSNDEEMYYYFTPSENGSVARAVLRDYGLYQQLKWSDADDRWEEYWSAPKYRCDKYGQCGVNSICSPDNVNLFECECLPGYEPKSVNDWNQRNGSDGCVSKRIVGSKCGNGDGFVTVQRVKDPDASIEAQLVKSMSDKECEQACLNNCSCTAYMSLGREGRIDCMTWYDDLMDILVRTELGGDLYVRVDKIELGKHSSKSKGFLRRRGAVVIPIVSVLVALVLIIVFACWQHKKKSKTKDYMEVDELEETRRHPELQYFDLSTILAATDNFSPVNKLGQGGFGTVYKGQLPNGQIIAVKRLSRTSGQGVEEFKNEVALIARLQHRNLVKLLGCCIKGEERILVLEHLPNKSLDYFLFDHRRRSLLDWDKRFEIINGVARGILYLHQDSRVRIIHRDLKTSNILLDAEMNPKISDFGMARILHGDQLQDKTNRIVGTYGYMSPEYAVFGRFSTKSDVFSFGIILLEIVSSKKNNGLYQEDHSMNLIGHVWQLWREDRALEIVDSSLESNQSEEVVRCIQVGLLCVQEDPEDRPTMAAVVVMLSGEASPPVPKQPAFVFRKNPCSNADPSVSKESCSINDLTITKFQAR; encoded by the exons ATGTTGTTCTTCAAACCTCTGTTTCTGTTCTTCCCCCTTCTCTCGCCACTCTGCGCATCCCGAATCCCCAGAAGGGAAATGTTCTTCAAACCTCTGTTTctgttcttcctcctcctctcgcCACTCTGCGCATCCATTGACACCATAACAGTCAACCAACAGCTCAAAGACGGCGACTCTATAGTCTCCAAAGACATAAAATTTGAGTTGGGATTCTTCGGGCCCGACAACTCTAGTAGTTCCAGGTACGTCGGAATCTGGTATGCAAATCAACCGGAAAAAACAGTTGTTTGGGTGGCAAACAGAGACAACCCCGTCAACGATAGTTCCGGAGTTCTAGCAATTAACAGGTACGGAAACCTGGTTCTCTCTGCTGCTGGGAACATTTCCATTTGGTCAACGAATGTGTCTGTCGATGTCCAAACCAGAAGCACTTTTGTAGCCCAGCTTTTAGATTCTGGAAATTTAGTGCTTTTCCAGGAAAATAAAAGTGAGAGCTTGATTTGGCAGAGTTTTGATTACCCAACCGACACTTTACTTCCAGGAATGAAAATTGGGTTCAATTGGAAAACTGGTTTGGAATGGAAATTGACATCATGGAATTCCGAAAAGGACCCTGGAACCGGGGACTACAGTTTTAGGGTGGTTTCCAATTCAACTGCCACCCCTCTAATTGTTGTGTTTAAGGGTTTGAGCAAGTATTGGAGATCTGATCCCGGGGTGTGGCCGAATTTTGTAAGCAATGATGAGGAAATGTACTATTATTTTACTCCGAGTGAAAATGGTTCTGTAGCACGAGCGGTTTTGAGGGATTATGGATTGTATCAACAGCTGAAATGGAGTGATGCCGATGATCGGTGGGAGGAATATTGGTCTGCACCCAAATATCGGTGTGACAAGTACGGACAGTGCGGTGTTAACAGCATATGTAGCCCTGACAACGTTAATCTGTTTGAGTGTGAGTGTTTACCTGGTTATGAACCGAAATCTGTGAATGATTGGAATCAGAGAAATGGGTCGGATGGGTGCGTGAGTAAGCGAATTGTGGGGTCGAAATGTGGGAATGGGGACGGGTTTGTGACGGTTCAAAGAGTGAAAGATCCAGATGCATCGATAGAAGCACAGTTGGTTAAAAGCATGAGTGATAAAGAGTGTGAGCAGGCGTGCTTAAACAATTGTTCATGCACTGCATATATGAGCTTAGGGCGGGAAGGGCGGATTGATTGCATGACATGGTATGATGATTTGATGGACATTTTAGTGCGCACAGAGTTGGGAGGAGACTTATATGTTCGCGTGGACAAAATTGAATTAG GTAAGCATTCCAGCAAATCAAAAGGTTTTTTGAGACGGAGGGGCGCTGTGGTTATTCCAATAGTTTCGGTACTGGTGGCATTGGTACTAATCATTGTGTTTGCCTGCTGGCAGCATAAGAAAAAGAGTAAAACAAAAG ACTACATGGAggtagatgaacttgaggaaacTAGGAGACACCCCGAGTTGCAATATTTCGACCTGAGCACCATACTAGCGGCCACAGACAACTTCTCGCCCGTTAATAAACTCGGCCAAGGGGGTTTTGGCACTGTTTATAAG GGCCAGTTACCAAATGGTCAGATTATAGCTGTGAAAAGATTGTCAAGAACTTCAGGACAAGGGGTTGAAGAATTCAAAAATGAAGTTGCACTGATAGCAAGACTTCAACACCGGAATCTGGTGAAACTTTTAGGCTGTTGTATAAAGGGAGAAGAAAGGATATTAGTCCTGGAACACTTGCCAAACAAAAGTTTGGACTACTTTCTTTTTG ATCACAGAAGAAGGTCCTTGTTGGATTGGGATAAGCGTTTTGAAATCATCAATGGGGTTGCTCGTGGGATTCTGTATCTTCACCAGGACTCAAGAGTTAGGATTATCCATAGGGATCTAAAAACCAGCAATATTCTTCTAGATGCTGAgatgaacccaaaaatttctGATTTCGGCATGGCAAGAATACTCCATGGGGACCAACTGCAGGACAAGACAAACAGAATTGTTGGAACATA TGGCTATATGTCACCAGAATATGCAGTGTTTGGAAGATTTTCAACAAAGTCGGATGTCTTTAGTTTTGGGATCATATTATTGGAGATTGTAAGCAGCAAGAAAAACAACGGTTTATATCAGGAGGATCATTCCATGAACTTGATAGGACAT GTTTGGCAGCTGTGGAGAGAAGACAGAGCCTTAGAAATTGTGGATTCGTCATTAGAGTCAAATCAGTCCGAGGAAGTCGTGAGATGCATTCAGGTTGGCCTTTTGTGTGTGCAAGAAGATCCAGAGGACCGCCCAACCATGGCAGCTGTTGTTGTCATGTTAAGTGGCGAAGCATCTCCTCCAGTACCTAAGCAGCCTGCATTTGTATTCAGAAAAAACCCCTGCAGTAATGCTGATCCATCAGTTTCGAAGGAATCATGTTCTATAAACGACCTGACAATAACTAAATTTCAAGCTCGATAA
- the LOC137724528 gene encoding G-type lectin S-receptor-like serine/threonine-protein kinase At1g11410, with amino-acid sequence MNFLKGLLNVLVLQHLLLQLCSSLDTIKFDQPVGDGDFLVSKNETFVLGFFSPGTSTNRYVGFWYKFSEDLVVWVANRDNPINGSSGVLSIGSDGNLVLQANTSQGLVPLWSTNVSISPASNGNISAQILDSGSLVLAQQGSQDVFWQSTDHPTNILLSNMKIGLDRRSGINRFLTCWNSDNDPGTGNVSLRMDPNGSPQLILYKDDAKWWRSGQWNGIQWGGIPAVQRNVVFKINFVNNQDEIAVRWTVLDPSIYSVITIDGSGTLNQLSWQDKQHQWVSLWSAPLDACDSYGKCGQFGNCNPYTNSGFNCTCYPGYEPTSLQDWDLRDGTDGCKRPQASPSMCRNGEGFVKLENVKVPDTSSIKLENNLSLEACEEECLNNCSCLAYASADVRNGGTGCMTWYRDLMDTKQFTEGGQDLYVRVDAVVLAQYKNKSGGRRRLAIILVVSTSVASLLILAVLCWFRKRSRKGRGGEPRFLNDPAASGVRSYEDLPIKNEVDEHRGDTDLPFFDLTTVVAATENFSYANMLGHGGFGTVYKGCLADGQDIAVKRLSRSSGQGVDEFKNEVMLIAKLQHRNLVRLLGCCIYKEERMLIYEYMPNRSLDLCIFDKNRKSLLDWRTRFQIIIGIARGVLYLHQDSRLKIIHRDLKASNVLLDGSMNPKISDFGMARMFGDDQIEANTNRVVGTYGYMSPEYAMDGLYSIKSDVFSFGVLALEIISGKKNSFQYENTSLNLVGLIWDLWTEGKVLDIVDLSLNQSYSTHEVMRCIQIGLLCVQENATDRPTMLDVVFMLGNETNLPHPKKAAFSFKTGGPDSSTSRGASSVNDVTVTVMEAR; translated from the exons ATGAATTTTCTGAAAGGTCTGCTAAATGTTTTAGTTCTTCAGCACCTCCTTCTCCAGCTCTGCTCTTCCTTGGACACCATAAAATTTGATCAACCTGTCGGAGACGGTGATTTCTTGGTGTCCAAGAACGAGACCTTTGTCCTGGGATTCTTTAGTCCCGGGACATCTACCAACCGCTATGTCggattttggtacaaattttcgGAAGACTTGGTTGTGTGGGTGGCCAACAGAGATAATCCCATCAATGGCAGCTCAGGAGTTCTCTCAATAGGTTCTGATGGAAACCTAGTGCTACAAGCCAATACTAGCCAAGGCCTTGTTCCTCTGTGGTCAACAAATGTTTCGATATCACCAGCGAGCAACGGTAATATTTCTGCGCAAATTCTTGATTCGGGAAGCCTTGTTTTGGCTCAACAAGGCAGCCAGGATGTTTTTTGGCAGAGTACTGATCACCCTACAAATATTCTTCTTTCGAATATGAAAATCGGGTTGGACAGAAGAAGTGGCATAAACCGGTTCCTCACGTGTTGGAACTCGGACAATGATCCTGGGACGGGGAATGTTTCGTTGAGAATGGACCCGAATGGATCGCCTCAGTTGATCTTGTACAAGGATGACGCTAAGTGGTGGAGGTCAGGACAGTGGAACGGGATTCAATGGGGAGGCATACCTGCCGTGCAGCGGAACGTTGTGTTTAAGATCAATTTTGTGAACAACCAAGATGAAATTGCTGTGCGGTGGACTGTTCTTGACCCTTCAATTTACTCGGTGATCACAATAGACGGGTCGGGAACACTCAACCAGCTATCATGGCAGGACAAGCAGCACCAGTGGGTTTCGCTTTGGTCGGCACCATTGGATGCCTGTGACAGCTATGGCAAGTGTGGTCAATTTGGCAATTGCAATCCTTACACCAACAGTGGGTTCAACTGCACATGCTACCCCGGATATGAACCAACCTCACTGCAGGATTGGGATTTAAGAGATGGGACAGATGGGTGCAAGAGGCCTCAGGCCTCGCCGTCCATGTGCAGGAACGGTGAGGGTTTTGTGAAGCTGGAGAATGTAAAGGTTCCAGACACGTCCTCTATAAAATTGGAGAATAATTTGAGCTTAGAAGCGTGCGAGGAGGAGTGCTTGAACAACTGCTCGTGCTTGGCATATGCGAGTGCAGATGTGAGGAATGGAGGGACTGGATGCATGACATGGTATAGAGATTTGATGGATACTAAGCAGTTCACAGAAGGCGGGCAAGATTTGTACGTTCGCGTTGATGCAGTAGTTTTAG ctCAGTATAAAAACAAGTCAGGAGGGAGAAGGCGACTGGCTATTATATTGGTAGTGTCAACTTCTGTCGCCTCATTGCTCATCCTCGCAGTTCTATGTTGGTTCAGGAAAAGGAGCAGGAAAG GGAGAGGAGGAGAACCTAGATTTCTGAATGATCCCGCTGCTTCTGGTGTACGAAGCTATGAAGATTTGCCAATAAAAAATGAGGTTGATGAACACAGAGGAGACACAGATTTACCTTTTTTCGATTTAACCACTGTGGTTGCAGCCACAGAAAACTTCTCTTATGCTAACATGCTTGGACATGGCGGCTTCGGCACGGTATATAAG GGATGTCTAGCTGATGGACAGGACATAGCTGTCAAAAGATTATCGAGAAGTTCAGGACAAGGCGTAGATGAATTCAAGAACGAAGTAATGCTTATAGCAAAGCTTCAGCATAGAAATCTTGTGAGGCTTTTGGGTTGCTGCATATATAAAGAAGAGAGGATGCTAATCTATGAATACATGCCGAATCGCAGCTTGGACTTATGCATTTTCG ATAAAAACAGAAAGTCGTTGTTAGATTGGAGAACGCGGTTTCAAATTATCATTGGGATTGCTCGAGGCGTCCTATATCTTCATCAAGATTCGAGACTAAAAATAATCCACAGGGATTTGAAAGCAAGCAATGTTTTACTGGATGGTTCAATGAACccaaaaatatcagattttggcATGGCAAGAATGTTCGGGGATGACCAAATTGAAGCAAACACGAACAGAGTTGTTGGCACCTA CGGTTACATGTCACCGGAGTATGCTATGGATGGGCTATATTCCATAAAATCCGATGTGTTTAGCTTCGGAGTCTTGGCACTAGAGATCATTAGCGGCAAAAAGAACAGTTTCCAATACGAAAACACCTCTTTGAATTTGGTTGGACTT ATATGGGACTTGTGGACAGAAGGAAAAGTCTTGGACATAGTTGATTTGTCACTGAACCAGTCGTATTCGACTCACGAAGTTATGAGATGCATTCAGATTGGGCTCTTGTGCGTACAAGAAAACGCAACAGACCGGCCAACCATGCTAGATGTTGTGTTCATGTTGGGGAATGAAACGAATCTTCCACATCCAAAAAAGGCAGCGTTTAGCTTCAAAACTGGTGGTCCGGATTCTTCAACATCTAGAGGAGCTTCCTCTGTAAATGATGTAACAGTAACAGTTATGGAAGCTCGTTGA
- the LOC137726029 gene encoding G-type lectin S-receptor-like serine/threonine-protein kinase At1g11410: MRKLTMNSTECFFVSTVLLIFLAILPSSISVTLDAITPNQPLREDDVLLSPTKIFALGFFKPGNSRSRYIGVWFNKISIKTVVWIANRENPIVPTAGTGLLAIHGEHGGLVIYGEDQNTPIWSANLTVSAPNNSVIAKLSDKGNLVVEINGEKVWQGFDYPTNTMLPFMKIGLDRRSRLNRFLTAWKSQDDPGMGNCSFRMEPSESPQEFLYMGQTRLWRTGPWTGERWSGVPDMVKLFFTNVTFVNNQDEVFIMDVVPESTFVKFVIDESGNIERSAWDAEVHKWVRHWSPDWQCDSYRVCGPNSICDPYKNFADKFECKCLPGFVPKLQHEWYSRDWSGGCVRQNGSSVCQNGEGFVKLERVKLPDTSTARVNMSRSREACKEECLRNCSCTAYANADERQGGSGCITWHGDLMDTRTYLDTGQDLGVRVDATVLAQYAKKSNSSFGKKRKLEVSVACGLLFFLVFSLACWLVQRKRKGKKRQDKFFNVTIASTSWEDSSARTNIDESGINSELPFFELSTIVKATNNFTSNNKLGTGGFGSVYKGVLDNGKEIAVKRLAKNSGQGIGEFKNEVVLLSKLQHRNLVRIIGCCVQDEEKMLIYEYLPNKSLDFFIFAKEAFLDWTRRFEIICGIARGILYLHQDSRLRIIHRDLKASNVLLDSAMNPKISDFGMARIFGAEQIEANTNRVVGTYGYMSPEYAMEGLFSIKSDIYSFGVLLLEIVTGRKNTGYYHDSPYSNLVGHVWDLWKENRALEIIDSSLRESYPVNEVLRCIHIALLCVQEQAKDRPLMSAVVSMLGNDAAIPSPKQPGFLLNRGYHTSGDPSSNIDGAYSVNDMTYTKAEGR, from the exons ATGAGAAAGCTAACAATGAATTCTACTGAATGCTTTTTTGTCAGTACTGTATTGCTCATCTTCCTTGCGATTCTTCCCTCTTCCATTTCGGTTACCCTAGACGCCATTACACCAAACCAACCCCTAAGAGAGGACGACGTTCTTCTCTCCCCCACTAAAATCTTTGCACTAGGGTTTTTTAAGCCAGGCAATTCTCGTAGCCGTTACATTGGAGTTTGGTTCaacaaaatttcaatcaaaACCGTTGTCTGGATTGCAAACAGAGAAAACCCCATAGTTCCTACTGCTGGAACTGGACTTCTAGCCATTCATGGAGAACATGGTGGCCTTGTTATTTATGGGGAGGACCAAAATACCCCTATCTGGTCCGCTAATCTCACCGTCTCTGCTCCAAACAATTCCGTGATAGCCAAGCTTTCGGATAAGGGAAATCTTGTTGTTGAAATTAATGGTGAAAAGGTGTGGCAAGGTTTTGATTATCCCACAAATACGATGCTTCCTTTTATGAAAATTGGGCTGGACAGGCGGTCCCGGTTGAACCGGTTCCTCACAGCTTGGAAGTCCCAAGATGACCCGGGAATGGGCAACTGTTCGTTCCGGATGGAGCCAAGCGAGAGTCCACAGGAGTTCTTATACATGGGTCAGACTCGATTGTGGCGGACTGGACCTTGGACCGGTGAAAGATGGTCCGGGGTGCCTGACATGGTAAAACTATTCTTCACCAACGTTACTTTTGTGAACAATCAAGATGAGGTATTCATCATGGATGTAGTTCCTGAATCAACCTTCGTAAAATTCGTGATCGATGAATCAGGAAACATTGAACGGTCCGCATGGGACGCTGAAGTGCATAAATGGGTCCGGCATTGGTCGCCGGATTGGCAGTGTGATTCTTACAGGGTGTGTGGTCCGAATAGCATTTGTGACCCATACAAAAACTTTGCGGATAAATTTGAGTGCAAATGCCTACCTGGATTCGTACCCAAGTTGCAACATGAGTGGTATTCGAGAGATTGGTCAGGCGGGTGCGTGAGGCAAAACGGATCATCCGTTTGCCAAAACGGGGAAGGGTTCGTGAAGTTGGAACGCGTGAAGCTGCCGGATACTTCTACGGCACGTGTGAACATGAGCAGGAGTCGGGAAGCATGTAAAGAAGAATGCCTGAGAAATTGTTCTTGCACGGCATACGCAAATGCAGATGAAAGGCAGGGAGGGAGTGGCTGTATAACATGGCATGGGGACTTGATGGACACAAGGACTTATTTGGATACGGGTCAAGATTTAGGTGTGCGAGTTGATGCAACTGTTTTAG CTCAATACGCAAAGAAGTCAAACAGTTCTTTTGGCAAGAAGAGGAAGCTGGAAGTTTCAGTAGCATGTGGTCTTTTGTTCTTCCTCGTGTTTTCCCTTGCATGTTGGTTGGTACAGAGGAAGAGAAAAG GTAAAAAACGTCAGgataaatttttcaatgtgaccatAGCATCAACCTCCTGGGAAGATTCTTCTGCTAGAACAAATATTGATGAAAGTGGAATAAACTCTGAATTACCATTCTTTGAACTAAGTACCATAGTTAAGGCCACAAATAATTTCACTTCCAACAACAAGCTTGGAACAGGTGGTTTCGGCTCAGTTTATAAG GGTGTGCTTGATAATGGAAAGGAGATAGCAGTGAAAAGACTAGCCAAGAATTCTGGCCAAGGAATTGGAGAGTTTAAGAATGAAGTTGTGCTGCTTTCAAAGCTCCAACACAGGAACCTTGTGAGGATCATAGGTTGTTGCGTTCAAGATGAAGAGAAGATGCTGATCTATGAATACTTGCCAAACAAAAGTCTTGACTTTTTCATTTTCG CAAAAGAGGCGTTCTTGGATTGGACAAGACGCTTTGAGATAATCTGTGGGATTGCTAGAGGGATCTTATATCTTCATCAGGATTCGAGATTAAGAATCATCCATAGAGATCTAAAGGCCAGCAATGTTTTGTTGGATTCTGCTATGAACCCCAAGATTTCAGATTTTGGTATGGCTAGGATATTTGGAGCGGAACAAATTGAAGCAAATACAAACCGTGTGGTTGGGACATA CGGTTATATGTCACCAGAGTACGCAATGGAAGGACTTTTTTCAATAAAGTCTGACATATATAGCTTCGGTGTTTTACTACTAGAAATTGTTACTGGCAGAAAGAACACTGGCTACTACCACGATAGTCCTTACTCAAATTTAGTTGGACAT GTTTGGGACTTGTGGAAGGAAAATAGAGCCTTGGAAATCATTGATTCATCTCTGCGAGAATCATACCCTGTCAACGAAGTTCTAAGATGTATTCACATTGCCCTCTTGTGCGTGCAAGAGCAAGCGAAGGATCGTCCACTCATGTCAGCAGTGGTTTCCATGTTGGGTAATGATGCAGCAATTCCTTCACCAAAGCAACCTGGATTTTTGTTGAACAGAGGTTATCATACTAGTGGAGACCCATCATCCAATATTGATGGAGCTTACTCTGTAAATGACATGACCTATACAAAAGCAGAAGGTCGTTAA
- the LOC137724530 gene encoding G-type lectin S-receptor-like serine/threonine-protein kinase RKS1 gives MLSFKPLFLFFLLLMPLCTSIDTIALNQLLKDGETLVSKDRKFELGFFRPDNSSSSTYVGIWYADQPQKTVVWVANRDNPVNDSSGVLAINRYGNLVLSAAGNISIWSTNVSVDVQTRSTFVAQLLDSGNLVLFQENKSESFIWESFDYPTDTLLPGMKIGFNWKTGLEWKLTSWITENIPGTGDYSLRIVSNSTAIPQIVLFKGLSKYWRSDPGPWRNFVSNDEEMYNYFAPSDNGSVARAVLRDYGLYQQLKWSDADDQWEETFAAPKYRCEKYGQCGANSVCSPDNVNMFECECLPGYEPKSVNDWNQRNGSDGCVSKRIGGLKCGNGDGFVTVQRVKDPDALNAQLVKSMSAKECEQACLNNCLCTAYMSIEWEGRIDCMTWYDDLMDILVHTELGRDLYVRVDKIELAKHTNKSKGFLRSGALAIPIVSVLLALVLIIVFACRRHNKKSKTKDYVEVDELEETGRHPELQYFDLSTILAATDNFSPVNKLGQGGFGTVYKGQLPNDQIIAVKRLSKTSGQGVEEFKNEVALIARLQHRNLVKLLGCCIKGEERILVLEHLPNKSLDYFLFDHRRRSLLDWDKRFEIINGVARGILYLHQDSRVRIIHRDLKTSNILLDAEMNPKISDFGMARILHGDQLQDKTNRIVGTYGYMSPEYAVFGRFSTKSDVFSIGIILLEIVSSKKNNGLYQEDHSMNLIGHVWQLWREDRALEIVDSSLESYQSEEVMRCIQVGLLCVQEDPEDRPTMAAVVFMLSGEASPPVPKQPAFVFRKNPCSNADPSVSKESCSINDLTITKFEAR, from the exons ATGTTATCCTTCAAGCCTCTGTTTctgttcttcctcctccttatGCCACTCTGCACATCCATTGACACCATAGCACTCAACCAACTGCTCAAGGACGGCGAAACTCTAGTCTCCAAAGACAGAAAATTTGAGTTGGGTTTCTTCAGGCCCGACAACTCCAGTAGTTCCACGTACGTCGGAATCTGGTATGCAGATCAACCTCAAAAAACAGTTGTTTGGGTGGCAAACAGAGACAACCCCGTCAACGATAGTTCCGGAGTTCTAGCAATTAACAGGTACGGAAATCTGGTTCTCTCTGCTGCTGGGAACATTTCCATTTGGTCAACGAATGTGTCTGTCGATGTCCAAACCAGAAGCACTTTTGTGGCTCAGCTTTTAGATTCTGGAAATTTAGTGCTTTTCCAGGAAAATAAAAGTGAGAGCTTTATTTGGGAGAGTTTTGATTACCCAACTGACACTCTACTTCCAGGAATGAAAATTGGTTTCAATTGGAAAACTGGGTTGGAATGGAAATTGACATCTTGGATTACGGAAAACATCCCTGGAACCGGGGACTACAGTTTAAGGATAGTTTCCAATTCAACCGCCATCCCTCAAATTGTTTTGTTTAAGGGTTTGAGCAAGTATTGGAGATCTGATCCGGGTCCGTGGCGGAATTTTGTGAGCAATGATGAGGAAATGTACAATTATTTTGCTCCGAGTGATAACGGTTCTGTAGCACGAGCGGTGTTGAGGGATTATGGATTGTATCAGCAGCTGAAATGGAGTGATGCTGATGATCAGTGGGAGGAAACTTTTGCTGCACCAAAATATCGGTGTGAGAAGTACGGACAGTGTGGTGCTAACAGCGTATGTAGCCCTGACAATGTTAATATGTTTGAGTGTGAGTGTTTACCTGGGTATGAACCAAAATCTGTGAATGATTGGAATCAGAGAAATGGGTCGGATGGGTGCGTGAGTAAGCGAATTGGGGGGTTGAAATGTGGGAATGGGGATGGGTTTGTGACTGTTCAAAGAGTGAAAGATCCGGATGCTTTGAACGCACAGTTGGTTAAAAGCATGAGTGCTAAAGAGTGTGAGCAAGCGTGCTTAAACAATTGTTTGTGCACAGCGTATATGAGCATAGAGTGGGAAGGGCGGATTGATTGCATGACATGGTATGATGATTTGATGGACATTTTAGTGCACACAGAGTTGGGACGAGACTTATATGTTCGTGTGGACAAAATCGAATTAG CTAAGCATACCAACAAATCAAAGGGTTTTTTGAGGAGTGGCGCTTTGGCTATTCCAATCGTTTCGGTACTGCTGGCATTGGTATTAATCATTGTGTTTGCCTGCCGGCGTCATAACAAAAAGAGTAAAACAAAAG ACTACGTGGAggtagatgaacttgaggaaacTGGGAGACACCCCGAGTTGCAATATTTCGACCTGAGCACCATACTAGCGGCCACAGACAACTTCTCGCCCGTTAATAAACTCGGCCAAGGGGGTTTTGGCACTGTTTATAAG GGCCAGTTACCAAATGATCAGATTATAGCTGTAAAAAGATTGTCAAAAACTTCTGGACAAGGGGTTGAAGAATTCAAAAATGAAGTTGCGCTGATAGCGAGACTTCAACACCGGAATCTGGTGAAACTTTTAGGCTGTTGTATAAAGGGAGAAGAAAGGATATTAGTCTTGGAACACTTGCCAAACAAAAGTTTAGACTACTTTCTTTTTG ATCACAGAAGAAGGTCCTTGTTGGATTGGGATAAGCGTTTTGAAATCATCAATGGGGTTGCTCGTGGGATTCTGTATCTTCACCAGGACTCAAGAGTTAGGATTATCCATAGGGATCTAAAAACCAGCAATATTCTTCTAGATGCTGAgatgaacccaaaaatttctGATTTCGGCATGGCAAGAATACTCCATGGGGACCAACTGCAGGACAAGACGAACAGAATTGTTGGAACATA TGGCTATATGTCACCAGAGTATGCAGTGTTTGGGAGATTTTCAACAAAGTCGGATGTCTTTAGTATTGGGATCATATTATTGGAGATTGTAAGCAGCAAGAAAAACAACGGTTTATATCAGGAGGATCATTCCATGAACTTGATAGGACAT GTTTGGCAGCTGTGGAGAGAAGACAGAGCCTTAGAAATTGTAGATTCGTCATTAGAGTCATATCAGTCCGAGGAAGTCATGAGATGCATTCAGGTTGGCCTTTTGTGTGTGCAAGAAGATCCAGAGGACCGCCCAACCATGGCAGCTGTTGTTTTCATGTTAAGTGGCGAAGCATCTCCTCCAGTACCTAAGCAGCCTGCATTTGTATTCAGAAAAAACCCCTGCAGTAATGCTGATCCATCAGTTTCGAAGGAATCATGTTCTATAAACGACCTGACAATAACTAAATTTGAAGCTCGATAA